A window from Sphingobacterium hotanense encodes these proteins:
- a CDS encoding KpsF/GutQ family sugar-phosphate isomerase, with protein sequence MKNNTDIKKVAVNTFELEAKNILALSERIDDDFVKVVESILSLNGRVIITGIGKSAIIAQKIVATLNSTGTPSIFMHAADAIHGDLGIIQKEDLIIAISKSGNTPEIKVLVPFLKQTNNKLVAIVGNRNSFLAEQADFILDTTITREACPNNLAPTTSTTVQLAMGDAIAVALQTERQFSDRDFAKYHPGGALGKQLYLRVGDLSDHNGLPIVEPTKDIRNVIISITKFRLGATVVLDDDKILGIITDGDIRRMLEKHEDISKLTAKDIMSLNPKTIDRNELAVNALHTMRQFSISQLVVTNEGKYAGIIHIQDILKEGII encoded by the coding sequence GTGAAAAACAATACAGATATCAAAAAGGTTGCCGTGAACACCTTTGAGTTAGAGGCGAAAAATATCCTTGCATTATCAGAAAGAATTGATGATGATTTTGTTAAGGTTGTTGAGTCAATTCTTAGTTTAAATGGCCGAGTAATCATTACAGGAATTGGTAAGAGCGCTATTATTGCACAAAAGATTGTCGCAACACTAAATTCCACCGGAACACCGTCTATTTTCATGCATGCTGCCGATGCCATACATGGAGATTTAGGAATAATTCAAAAAGAGGATTTGATCATTGCGATCTCCAAAAGTGGTAATACTCCAGAGATTAAAGTGCTTGTGCCATTCTTGAAACAGACAAATAATAAGCTTGTCGCGATCGTTGGAAATCGGAACTCTTTCCTTGCCGAACAAGCTGATTTTATCTTGGATACAACGATTACGCGTGAGGCTTGCCCGAATAACCTAGCCCCTACTACAAGTACGACGGTTCAGCTTGCCATGGGTGATGCAATCGCTGTAGCTTTGCAAACGGAAAGACAATTCTCTGATCGCGATTTCGCGAAATACCATCCAGGCGGTGCTTTAGGAAAGCAGCTTTACTTACGCGTTGGCGACTTATCCGATCATAATGGCCTGCCAATCGTAGAGCCTACGAAAGACATCCGCAACGTCATTATATCTATCACGAAGTTTCGTTTGGGCGCAACGGTTGTGTTGGATGATGATAAAATATTGGGAATTATCACCGATGGTGATATTCGCCGTATGCTTGAAAAGCATGAGGATATCTCAAAGTTAACGGCTAAGGATATCATGAGCTTAAACCCCAAGACTATCGACAGAAATGAACTGGCAGTAAATGCATTACATACTATGCGACAATTCAGCATCTCTCAATTGGTCGTGACGAACGAAGGAAAATACGCTGGAATTATCCATATTCAGGATATTCTGAAGGAAGGAATTATTTAA
- the recQ gene encoding DNA helicase RecQ, producing the protein MEIEKSLFDNLQDFFGFDNFKGDQEAIITNVLNKKDTFVIMPTGGGKSICYQLPALMSEGTAIVISPLIALMKNQVDQLRAFGGRDSIAHFLNSSLTKNEILRVKQDVTDGKTKLLYVAPESLAKEDNVAFLRSITVSFVAVDEAHCISEWGHDFRPEYRKIRQVINEVGDNIPIIALTATATPKVQSDIRKNLQMNDAHLFKSSFNRTNLYYEVRPKQDVIKEIVRFIKNNTGKAGIVYCLSRKKVEEIAEVLNINGIKALPYHAGLDAKTRAETQDKFLMEDIEVIVATIAFGMGIDKPDVRYVIHHDIPKSMEGYYQETGRAGRDGGDGFCLAFYSEKDVEKLTKFMKDKPVSEKEIGTQILKEVIDYSESAVCRRKQILHYFGEKFDETGCNNMCDNCRSQKTYFEAEASLLQVLNFIKEQGDKFDDQHIINVMIGQNNQPISSYKHDTHPLFGSGKELGVNYWNSLIRQAEFSGFIKKDIDHYGLLQLTEAGKKYISNPYPIKYIINRPMEKASGDSSDDAAGHISTLDAELLKMLKDLRKKIAKQKSLPPFVIFQDPSLDEMCTHYPISTEELKKIQGVGSGKAMKFGAPFVELIKKYVEDNDIDRPQDLVIKSTANKSALKVSIIQNIDRKISLEDIASSKGISYEDMLKEVESIVNSGTKLNIGYFVDEMIDPDRQDEVYDYFKSAENDSIDSALNELGEEDYSFEDIQLMRIKFISELGN; encoded by the coding sequence ATGGAAATAGAAAAATCACTATTTGACAATTTACAGGATTTTTTTGGGTTTGATAATTTCAAAGGAGATCAAGAAGCCATTATCACAAATGTGCTAAACAAGAAAGATACCTTTGTTATTATGCCGACAGGCGGTGGCAAGTCCATCTGCTATCAACTACCAGCATTAATGAGCGAGGGAACAGCTATTGTTATCTCCCCATTGATTGCCCTTATGAAAAATCAAGTAGACCAGCTGAGAGCCTTCGGTGGTCGAGACAGCATTGCACACTTTCTGAACTCCTCATTAACTAAGAATGAGATTCTACGTGTAAAACAGGATGTAACAGATGGTAAGACCAAATTGTTATATGTTGCACCGGAATCCTTAGCCAAGGAGGACAATGTTGCATTTCTACGGAGTATTACCGTGTCCTTCGTCGCTGTCGATGAAGCGCATTGTATTTCGGAGTGGGGACATGATTTCCGTCCGGAGTATCGTAAAATCCGACAAGTCATCAATGAGGTAGGAGACAACATCCCTATTATCGCGCTGACAGCCACTGCAACACCTAAGGTGCAATCTGATATTCGCAAGAACTTACAGATGAATGATGCTCACTTATTTAAGTCTTCGTTCAACAGAACGAATCTCTACTATGAGGTTCGTCCGAAACAAGACGTCATTAAGGAAATCGTTCGCTTCATAAAGAATAATACCGGTAAGGCCGGAATCGTCTATTGTCTAAGTCGTAAGAAGGTAGAGGAGATTGCTGAGGTGTTGAATATCAACGGCATCAAAGCTCTACCGTACCATGCGGGACTGGATGCAAAAACGCGAGCTGAGACACAGGACAAGTTCCTGATGGAAGATATCGAGGTTATTGTAGCAACGATAGCCTTCGGTATGGGAATCGACAAACCAGACGTTCGTTATGTAATCCACCATGATATTCCAAAGTCTATGGAAGGCTATTATCAGGAAACAGGACGCGCTGGACGTGATGGAGGCGATGGCTTTTGTTTGGCATTCTATTCGGAAAAGGACGTCGAGAAATTGACGAAGTTCATGAAAGACAAACCGGTCTCTGAAAAGGAGATTGGTACTCAGATCCTAAAGGAAGTGATCGACTATTCGGAATCCGCAGTTTGTCGCAGAAAGCAGATTTTACACTATTTCGGCGAGAAATTCGACGAAACAGGATGTAACAACATGTGTGATAACTGCCGTTCGCAGAAAACTTATTTTGAAGCCGAGGCATCTCTATTGCAGGTCTTGAACTTCATTAAAGAGCAAGGCGACAAATTTGATGATCAGCATATCATCAATGTCATGATTGGTCAGAACAATCAGCCTATTTCTTCTTATAAGCATGATACACATCCTCTATTCGGATCCGGTAAAGAACTTGGGGTGAATTATTGGAATTCGCTAATCCGCCAAGCGGAGTTTTCGGGCTTTATCAAAAAAGATATCGATCACTACGGACTCCTTCAATTGACAGAGGCCGGCAAAAAATATATAAGCAACCCTTACCCGATTAAGTACATCATCAATCGTCCGATGGAAAAAGCGAGCGGAGATAGCTCGGATGACGCTGCTGGACATATTAGCACGCTGGATGCCGAATTATTGAAGATGCTGAAGGATCTTCGCAAGAAGATTGCGAAGCAGAAGTCTCTTCCGCCTTTTGTTATCTTTCAAGACCCTTCGTTAGACGAAATGTGTACTCATTATCCTATTTCTACGGAAGAGCTGAAGAAAATTCAGGGCGTAGGATCTGGGAAAGCAATGAAGTTTGGTGCTCCTTTCGTTGAGTTGATCAAGAAATATGTAGAAGACAACGATATCGACAGACCTCAGGACTTGGTGATCAAGAGCACGGCTAATAAGTCCGCATTGAAGGTTTCTATCATTCAGAATATCGATAGAAAGATCAGTTTGGAGGATATTGCATCATCCAAAGGCATTAGCTATGAGGATATGCTGAAAGAGGTCGAATCTATTGTCAACTCCGGTACGAAACTCAATATCGGATACTTTGTCGATGAGATGATCGATCCAGACCGTCAGGATGAGGTTTATGATTACTTCAAATCTGCAGAGAACGATAGCATCGATAGCGCATTGAATGAACTAGGAGAGGAGGATTATTCTTTTGAGGATATTCAACTCATGCGCATCAAATTTATATCAGAACTAGGAAATTAA
- the kdsA gene encoding 3-deoxy-8-phosphooctulonate synthase, whose product MINTYLPNIKNGDSDAFFLMAGPCAIEGEDIALRIAERIVTITDKFNIPYIFKGSYRKANRSRVDSFTGIGDEKALKILEKVGKTFGVPTVTDIHESHEAAMAAAYVDVLQIPAFLCRQTELLVAAAQTGKVVNIKKGQFLAAESMKFAVDKVKDSGNDKVFLTDRGNTFGYQDLIVDFRGIPTMRNFNVPTVMDCTHSLQQPNQSTGVTGGKPELIETIAKAAIAVGADGLFIETHPDPANAKSDGANMLHLDLLEGLMENLIRVRQAII is encoded by the coding sequence ATGATCAATACTTATTTGCCAAATATTAAGAATGGCGACTCTGATGCTTTCTTTTTAATGGCAGGCCCATGTGCAATCGAAGGTGAGGATATCGCCCTTCGCATTGCTGAACGTATCGTTACGATTACAGATAAATTCAATATCCCTTATATCTTCAAAGGCTCATATCGCAAAGCAAACCGCTCAAGAGTGGACTCATTTACCGGTATCGGCGATGAAAAAGCTTTAAAAATTCTTGAAAAAGTAGGAAAGACCTTCGGTGTTCCTACAGTCACAGATATTCATGAAAGCCACGAAGCCGCAATGGCTGCCGCATACGTAGATGTACTACAGATTCCAGCTTTCTTATGCCGTCAAACGGAGCTTTTAGTTGCAGCGGCACAAACCGGTAAGGTGGTGAACATCAAAAAAGGACAGTTCCTCGCTGCGGAATCTATGAAGTTTGCTGTAGATAAGGTTAAAGATTCCGGAAATGACAAAGTATTCTTAACCGATCGTGGCAATACCTTCGGATACCAAGACTTGATCGTCGATTTTCGGGGAATTCCTACTATGCGCAATTTCAATGTCCCAACGGTAATGGATTGTACGCATTCTCTACAACAACCTAATCAGTCAACAGGAGTAACCGGCGGCAAACCGGAACTAATCGAAACTATCGCCAAAGCAGCTATCGCTGTAGGTGCCGATGGACTATTCATCGAAACGCACCCAGATCCTGCAAACGCGAAATCCGACGGCGCAAATATGTTGCACCTCGATCTATTAGAAGGATTAATGGAGAACCTGATCCGCGTGAGACAAGCAATAATTTAA
- the dnaJ gene encoding molecular chaperone DnaJ, whose protein sequence is MSKRDYYDVLGVSRTAEVTEIKSAYRKLAIKYHPDKNPGDKEAEDKFKEAAEAYEILSNSEKRARYDQFGHAGNSAAGGYGGGGMNMEDIFSQFGDIFGGGNPFESFFGGGGGGRGGRRVQRGSNLRIKVKLTLEEIAKGVEKKVKVNKQVVCHTCSGTGAKDKSSYHTCNTCGGSGSVRRVTNTILGQMQTTSTCPTCNGEGVEITAKCTTCKGEGLERGEETISINIPAGVSEGMQLSMSGKGNAAPRGGIPGDLIILVEEVPHETLKRDGINVIYDLYINFADAALGTSVEIPTIDGKAKIKIDPGTQGGKILRLKGKGLPEVNSYHKGDQLVYVNVWTPKTVSKEEKELLEKLKGSANFKPQPGKSEKSFFERIKEYFE, encoded by the coding sequence ATGTCAAAGAGAGATTATTACGATGTCCTAGGTGTTTCCCGCACTGCCGAAGTGACGGAGATTAAGAGTGCCTATCGTAAATTAGCTATTAAATATCACCCAGATAAGAATCCGGGCGATAAGGAAGCGGAAGATAAATTTAAGGAAGCTGCTGAAGCTTACGAGATATTAAGCAATTCGGAAAAGCGCGCGCGTTATGATCAGTTTGGTCATGCGGGTAATTCTGCTGCTGGCGGTTATGGTGGCGGCGGCATGAACATGGAAGATATCTTTAGCCAGTTTGGTGATATCTTCGGTGGTGGCAATCCGTTTGAAAGTTTCTTCGGTGGTGGTGGCGGAGGCCGTGGTGGTCGTCGTGTACAACGTGGAAGTAACTTACGTATTAAAGTAAAATTGACCCTAGAGGAGATTGCGAAAGGCGTCGAGAAAAAGGTTAAAGTAAATAAGCAAGTTGTTTGTCATACCTGTAGCGGTACTGGCGCAAAAGATAAAAGCTCTTACCATACCTGTAACACTTGTGGTGGTAGTGGTTCTGTTCGTCGTGTGACGAATACGATCTTAGGTCAGATGCAAACAACAAGCACCTGCCCTACTTGTAATGGTGAAGGCGTTGAGATTACTGCGAAGTGTACAACCTGTAAAGGCGAAGGCTTAGAGCGCGGTGAAGAAACGATCTCCATCAACATCCCTGCAGGTGTAAGCGAAGGCATGCAATTGTCGATGAGCGGCAAAGGTAATGCTGCCCCTCGCGGTGGCATCCCTGGTGATTTGATTATCTTGGTTGAAGAAGTTCCGCATGAGACCTTGAAGCGCGATGGCATCAATGTAATTTATGATCTATACATCAATTTTGCAGATGCAGCTTTAGGAACAAGCGTGGAAATCCCAACAATCGACGGTAAAGCAAAGATCAAAATCGACCCAGGAACTCAAGGTGGTAAAATCCTTCGCTTAAAAGGGAAAGGATTGCCGGAAGTGAATTCATACCACAAAGGCGACCAATTGGTTTACGTGAATGTATGGACCCCGAAAACTGTTTCCAAAGAGGAAAAAGAATTGTTAGAGAAATTGAAAGGCTCAGCAAACTTTAAACCTCAACCGGGTAAAAGTGAGAAGTCCTTCTTCGAACGTATCAAAGAGTATTTTGAATAA
- a CDS encoding nucleotide exchange factor GrpE encodes MMNENENIQDENLNSEETDSTTNVESPEVDEVESLNNKLAESNDRYTRLVAEFDNYKKRTSKEKLDLMQSAGKDVLVKLLPVLDDFDRAMSFMKDIPNDDSVKQGVDLVNTKFRKTMEQLGLKEMDVIGQPFDPEYQEAITSIPAPSDDLKNKVIDVIEKGYFLNDSVLRFAKVVVGQ; translated from the coding sequence ATGATGAACGAAAACGAAAATATTCAAGACGAAAACTTAAATTCAGAAGAAACAGATTCGACGACAAACGTTGAGAGCCCTGAAGTTGACGAAGTAGAAAGCCTAAACAACAAATTGGCAGAGTCTAATGACAGATATACACGTTTAGTTGCGGAGTTTGACAACTATAAAAAGCGCACATCCAAAGAGAAGCTTGATTTAATGCAATCGGCAGGAAAAGATGTGTTAGTGAAATTATTACCTGTGTTAGATGACTTCGATCGTGCGATGTCTTTTATGAAAGATATTCCGAATGACGACAGCGTAAAGCAAGGCGTTGACCTAGTAAATACCAAGTTCCGCAAAACGATGGAACAATTAGGTCTAAAAGAAATGGATGTGATCGGGCAGCCATTTGATCCCGAATATCAGGAAGCTATTACTTCTATCCCTGCACCTAGCGACGATTTAAAAAATAAAGTAATCGATGTGATTGAGAAAGGTTATTTCTTAAATGACAGTGTATTACGTTTTGCAAAAGTTGTAGTAGGTCAATAA
- a CDS encoding cell division ATP-binding protein FtsE translates to MRENTVIKLKNVDIYQQKHLVLSNVNLDIAQGEFLYLIGQSGSGKSSLLKIIYGDLYIANGEGMVAGFDLKKLHENDVPFLRRKLGIVFQDFHLLNDRTIEKNLEFALRATGWKEKGLIENRMLDVLEKVGLRSKLKKMPHELSGGEQQRVVIARALLNNPEIILADEPTGNLDPATSEEIVLLLRDIASSGTAVLMATHDYQIIKNMPARIIRTSDGGLHDNVSI, encoded by the coding sequence ATGAGAGAAAATACGGTTATTAAACTTAAGAACGTCGATATATACCAACAGAAGCACCTGGTACTATCTAATGTAAACTTAGATATTGCTCAGGGCGAATTTCTTTACTTGATCGGTCAGTCTGGCTCAGGTAAAAGTAGTTTATTGAAAATTATTTACGGTGATCTTTATATCGCTAATGGCGAAGGCATGGTTGCTGGATTTGATTTGAAGAAGCTTCATGAAAACGATGTTCCCTTCTTGCGCAGAAAACTAGGTATTGTCTTTCAGGATTTTCACTTATTGAACGACCGTACGATTGAGAAGAACTTAGAATTTGCACTTCGTGCTACAGGCTGGAAGGAAAAAGGCTTAATCGAGAACCGCATGCTTGATGTGTTGGAGAAAGTAGGTCTACGTTCGAAATTAAAGAAAATGCCACATGAACTTTCCGGTGGTGAGCAGCAACGTGTAGTTATTGCTAGAGCATTGTTGAATAACCCAGAGATTATTTTGGCCGATGAGCCTACGGGTAACTTAGACCCTGCTACATCGGAAGAGATTGTATTGTTACTTCGCGATATCGCATCTTCAGGAACAGCAGTCTTGATGGCTACGCACGATTATCAAATTATTAAAAATATGCCTGCACGCATTATCCGTACCTCGGATGGTGGTTTGCATGACAATGTCAGCATCTAA
- a CDS encoding fructose-6-phosphate aldolase encodes MYVIKVKGVAKIPDYVQLRDDAFTLLAYFRVDRPDKSLDKIGLGDKLDYIMDVVRELPFGQIKKIDL; translated from the coding sequence ATGTATGTTATCAAAGTAAAGGGTGTTGCGAAGATTCCGGATTATGTTCAATTGCGTGATGATGCATTTACCCTATTAGCATACTTTCGAGTAGATCGACCTGATAAATCCCTTGATAAAATTGGCCTTGGTGATAAATTGGATTATATCATGGATGTAGTTCGCGAATTGCCATTTGGTCAGATAAAAAAAATTGACTTATAG
- a CDS encoding acyl-CoA reductase — protein MVREQRIQAFSQLGSFLASDDAAIQAVLDRVERLNPWYTSRYVAQQFKAFGAQLTEANLNAWLADFPDQETDKMVGLVLAGNLPLVGFHDILCVLITGFKAQIKTSSDDAGLTKFVLDKLVEIEPAFAARFAIVDILKDFDLVIATGSNNSARYFEHYFGKKPHIIRKNRNSIAVLSGEETDEQLKALGHDIFDFFGLGCRSVSKVFIPENYDVAKFFEAVESFNWIKDHFKYNNNYDFNKSIYLINKNQHFDNGFLLLKEDESMASPLAVVHYERYSSLDQVETYINKHELDIQCVTSAVDLNVGSPVFPLGSSQCPALDDYADGVNTLEFLRANQ, from the coding sequence TTGGTACGAGAACAACGCATTCAAGCATTCAGTCAGTTAGGTTCCTTTTTAGCATCGGATGATGCAGCAATTCAAGCAGTTTTAGATCGTGTTGAGCGCTTAAATCCTTGGTACACCTCTCGATACGTAGCACAGCAATTTAAGGCTTTCGGCGCGCAGCTGACGGAGGCAAATTTGAATGCTTGGCTAGCTGATTTTCCGGATCAGGAAACCGATAAGATGGTAGGCTTGGTGCTTGCTGGAAACCTTCCGCTTGTAGGCTTTCATGATATCCTATGTGTGCTGATTACTGGCTTTAAAGCACAGATTAAGACCTCGTCGGACGATGCGGGTCTAACGAAGTTTGTTTTGGATAAGTTGGTCGAGATTGAGCCGGCATTCGCTGCTCGTTTTGCCATCGTTGATATCCTGAAAGATTTTGATTTGGTAATCGCTACGGGAAGCAATAATTCTGCTCGTTACTTTGAACACTATTTCGGTAAAAAACCACATATTATCCGTAAGAACAGAAATTCCATCGCTGTGTTGTCAGGCGAGGAAACTGACGAGCAATTGAAGGCTCTTGGCCATGATATCTTTGATTTCTTTGGTTTGGGCTGTCGTTCGGTTTCCAAAGTTTTTATTCCGGAGAACTATGATGTGGCGAAGTTCTTTGAAGCTGTGGAGTCATTCAACTGGATCAAAGATCATTTCAAATACAACAACAACTACGATTTCAATAAGTCGATCTACCTGATCAATAAGAATCAACATTTCGATAATGGCTTTTTGCTGTTGAAGGAAGATGAAAGTATGGCTTCTCCCCTTGCGGTCGTTCACTATGAACGCTATAGCTCGCTAGATCAGGTTGAAACGTATATCAATAAGCATGAATTGGATATTCAGTGCGTTACATCAGCGGTTGATCTGAATGTAGGTTCGCCTGTATTTCCGCTAGGATCTAGTCAGTGTCCCGCACTCGATGATTATGCGGATGGGGTGAATACGTTGGAATTCTTACGTGCGAACCAATAA
- a CDS encoding 4Fe-4S dicluster domain-containing protein: MAIKITDECINCGACEPECPNNAIYDAGVTWKFSDGTALDGVIDFGDGVTLDANESQEAISNEVYYIVSDKCTECVGFHDEPQCAAVCPVDCCVDDEDVRESNDELLAKKAWLHAE; this comes from the coding sequence ATGGCAATTAAAATTACTGACGAATGTATAAATTGTGGGGCTTGCGAACCAGAATGCCCAAACAACGCAATTTATGATGCTGGAGTAACTTGGAAGTTTTCGGATGGTACTGCTTTGGATGGTGTTATTGATTTCGGCGATGGCGTTACATTAGACGCAAACGAATCGCAAGAAGCAATCTCCAACGAAGTCTATTATATTGTATCAGATAAATGTACAGAGTGTGTGGGATTCCATGATGAACCGCAATGTGCTGCAGTATGTCCGGTAGATTGTTGTGTAGACGACGAAGACGTTCGCGAATCTAACGACGAACTACTAGCTAAGAAAGCTTGGTTACACGCTGAATAA
- a CDS encoding dicarboxylate/amino acid:cation symporter: protein MSKKTTGYILLITIALASIITLLYEFNTVAVPATVMVVVRWVTAAVLVLNALVRRNLTTWILTCMILGIFIGLDLPNAARALQPLSQGFIKLVKTIVGPILFSTLVFGIAGHSDLKQVGRMAWKSMLYFFLATTCAIFIGLAAINLTQAGVGIDIEHMPHEELPTTSAVSEADKVALEHIDESAHWLFKFTTFFRDTFPENIVKSIYENKVLQIVVFAVIFGIGLAMVEEKKRKPLVDFTESLSEAMFKFTNLVMLFAPIGVGAAMAYTVGHLGVDILKNLFMLLATLYLALIMFLLVVLLPVALYLKVPIKQFVNAIKEPVSIAFATTSSDAALPKAMSAMEKFGVPRRIVSFVIPTGYSFNLDGTSLYLSLASIFVAQAAGIDLSFGQQLAIAFTLMITSKGVAAVPRASLIVLIATADQFGLPVFVIAAILGIDELMDMARTSVNVIGNCLATVVVAKWEGEFDEAAPFRVDSDEDGIKEIAEVIEEGPENETRS, encoded by the coding sequence ATGTCTAAAAAAACAACGGGATATATTCTACTAATAACCATTGCGTTAGCCTCTATTATCACTCTACTATACGAATTTAACACTGTTGCTGTTCCGGCTACTGTTATGGTTGTGGTCCGTTGGGTTACGGCGGCTGTATTGGTTTTGAATGCCTTGGTTCGTCGAAATCTAACAACATGGATTTTGACCTGTATGATATTGGGTATCTTTATCGGTCTTGATTTACCAAATGCTGCGCGTGCCTTGCAACCTTTAAGTCAAGGGTTTATCAAGCTCGTGAAGACTATTGTTGGACCAATTCTATTCTCGACATTAGTATTTGGTATTGCCGGACACTCCGATTTAAAGCAGGTTGGGCGTATGGCTTGGAAATCCATGCTATACTTCTTCTTGGCTACGACTTGTGCGATCTTCATCGGATTGGCAGCCATCAACTTAACACAAGCAGGTGTTGGTATTGATATCGAGCACATGCCGCACGAAGAACTTCCAACAACATCGGCGGTTTCTGAGGCGGATAAAGTAGCGTTAGAGCATATCGACGAAAGTGCACATTGGCTGTTTAAGTTTACAACCTTCTTTAGAGATACATTCCCGGAGAATATTGTAAAGTCCATTTATGAGAATAAGGTATTACAGATTGTGGTTTTTGCAGTTATCTTCGGTATCGGTTTAGCGATGGTGGAGGAAAAAAAGCGAAAGCCGCTGGTCGATTTTACGGAAAGTCTATCCGAAGCCATGTTCAAATTCACCAATCTGGTGATGCTCTTCGCACCTATTGGTGTGGGCGCAGCGATGGCCTATACGGTTGGACACCTAGGGGTGGACATCCTGAAAAACCTCTTTATGCTTTTGGCAACACTTTACCTTGCCTTGATCATGTTCTTACTGGTGGTTTTATTGCCAGTTGCGTTATACTTAAAAGTTCCTATAAAACAATTTGTTAACGCTATTAAAGAGCCGGTTTCCATTGCCTTTGCAACGACGAGTTCGGATGCTGCGCTTCCAAAAGCGATGAGTGCGATGGAGAAATTTGGTGTTCCGCGTCGCATCGTATCCTTTGTTATTCCGACGGGATATAGCTTTAACCTCGACGGAACTTCGCTTTACCTTTCTTTAGCATCAATCTTCGTGGCGCAAGCAGCGGGAATTGATCTTTCCTTCGGACAGCAATTAGCAATTGCCTTTACCCTGATGATTACTTCAAAAGGGGTGGCAGCTGTTCCTAGAGCTTCGTTGATCGTATTGATCGCAACAGCAGATCAGTTTGGTTTGCCAGTGTTTGTTATCGCAGCGATCTTAGGTATCGACGAATTAATGGATATGGCAAGAACGTCGGTGAACGTTATTGGTAACTGTTTAGCGACGGTTGTTGTAGCGAAATGGGAAGGGGAATTTGATGAAGCGGCTCCGTTCCGCGTGGATTCCGACGAAGACGGAATCAAGGAAATTGCGGAGGTCATCGAAGAAGGACCTGAAAACGAAACAAGATCTTAA